The following are from one region of the Aequoribacter fuscus genome:
- a CDS encoding DUF885 domain-containing protein — MIRRGLILLLANCCFAVSSLASDDTLNAVIDEHWAWVVENSPEYAVFMGDTQRAGEWDDVSLEAQAREDQALAGFEQRLVAIDGASLSAEAKLNKELLLLQIQNQRRGYELGFHLMGITMRGGPQSLFTAAETLPFQTRDDYELWLQRLESLPTRLQQEQAILEEGIRQGRVQAKVIMERIPAQLAKITQVRLQDNPFYEPFVALAGSLSHAEAQALTERAERVVKDVVVPAYQRFEAFFNERYLPAARADVGVGSLANGKALYEFAAQRFTTTNLTPQQIHDIGLAEVARIRAAMEEVITEVGFDGDLQAFNAFLRTDPQFYYDNADDLYDQYRVISKRIDPELVKLFGRLPRIPYGVRPIPEQIAPDTTTAYYMPPAADGSRAGYYYVNLYRPEVRPKFEMEVLSVHEAMPGHHLQIALARELEGLPMFRKIGGATAFVEGWGLYSERLGYELGLYQDPYSRYGQLVYDMWRAVRLVVDTGMHYLGWSRQEAIDYFMANAAKTEADIINEIDRYIGWPGQALAYKIGQLKILELRARAERELGDRFDIRAFHDHLLGAGALPLNLLEQRMNAWMADD; from the coding sequence ATGATTCGGCGTGGCTTGATCCTGTTGTTGGCGAATTGCTGCTTCGCGGTGTCGTCACTTGCGAGTGATGATACGTTGAATGCCGTAATCGATGAACACTGGGCGTGGGTGGTAGAAAATTCCCCGGAATACGCAGTATTCATGGGTGACACGCAGCGTGCTGGTGAGTGGGATGATGTGAGTCTCGAGGCCCAAGCCCGCGAGGATCAAGCGCTCGCTGGTTTCGAACAACGGTTGGTTGCTATCGATGGGGCCTCACTGTCTGCTGAGGCTAAATTGAATAAAGAGCTATTGTTGCTCCAGATTCAGAATCAACGACGCGGCTACGAATTGGGTTTTCATTTGATGGGAATCACCATGCGTGGTGGGCCTCAGTCACTCTTTACTGCGGCGGAGACGCTGCCGTTTCAGACGAGAGACGACTATGAGCTATGGCTGCAGCGTTTGGAGAGCCTGCCCACTAGGCTTCAACAAGAGCAGGCAATACTGGAAGAGGGTATTCGCCAAGGTCGAGTACAGGCCAAAGTGATTATGGAGCGCATTCCCGCGCAGCTTGCGAAAATTACCCAAGTTCGATTGCAAGACAATCCGTTTTACGAGCCTTTTGTCGCCCTAGCCGGGTCGCTTTCTCATGCCGAGGCTCAGGCCTTGACGGAGCGGGCAGAACGCGTGGTGAAGGATGTCGTGGTGCCTGCTTATCAAAGGTTCGAAGCATTTTTCAACGAGCGTTACCTCCCGGCGGCTCGAGCTGATGTGGGTGTGGGTAGTCTCGCCAACGGCAAAGCCCTATACGAGTTCGCGGCGCAGCGTTTCACGACAACGAATCTCACCCCGCAACAAATTCACGATATTGGCCTAGCCGAAGTCGCACGTATTCGCGCGGCGATGGAGGAAGTCATCACGGAAGTGGGTTTTGATGGGGATTTGCAGGCCTTTAATGCGTTTTTGAGGACCGATCCTCAGTTTTACTATGACAATGCCGACGACTTGTACGATCAGTACCGAGTCATTTCGAAACGCATCGATCCGGAATTAGTAAAGTTGTTTGGGCGCTTGCCTCGCATTCCTTACGGGGTGCGGCCTATACCCGAGCAAATTGCCCCGGATACGACCACCGCGTATTACATGCCACCGGCAGCGGATGGGTCGCGAGCGGGTTATTACTACGTAAATTTATACCGCCCCGAGGTGCGTCCAAAGTTTGAAATGGAAGTATTGAGTGTGCACGAGGCAATGCCCGGGCATCATCTGCAGATTGCGCTGGCCCGAGAGCTTGAGGGGCTGCCTATGTTTCGAAAGATAGGGGGCGCCACCGCATTTGTCGAAGGCTGGGGTCTGTATTCTGAGCGTTTGGGATACGAGCTGGGGTTGTATCAAGACCCTTACTCTCGCTACGGACAATTAGTGTATGACATGTGGCGGGCGGTTCGTTTGGTGGTGGATACTGGGATGCATTACCTGGGCTGGAGCCGGCAAGAGGCGATCGATTACTTTATGGCGAACGCTGCTAAGACCGAGGCCGATATTATTAACGAGATCGACCGCTATATCGGTTGGCCGGGTCAGGCGCTAGCGTACAAAATCGGTCAATTAAAGATTTTGGAACTGCGCGCCAGGGCCGAGCGGGAGTTGGGCGATCGTTTTGATATTCGAGCGTTCCACGATCATCTGCTGGGCGCCGGCGCGCTACCACTTAATTTGCTTGAGCAACGCATGAATGCATGGATGGCCGATGATTAA